In Candidatus Tachikawaea gelatinosa, a genomic segment contains:
- the lysC gene encoding lysine-sensitive aspartokinase 3, giving the protein MSKNLSLIVAKFGGTSVADFHSMNCSIDIINANKNIRLVILSASAGVTNLLINLSNEKKINQRSLLIEKIRYIQYSIINQLKNKEKIYQKVNSILKNIIDLSNNKKISKTSFLKDELIAYGELLSTHIFIEILHERQIHAEWFDIRKVLKTNDNFGQAEPDCQLIFKNAQKFLTPIIKNKLVITQGFIGSEKNGKTTLLGRGGSDYTASLLGEALLAKRIDIWTDVPGIYTTDPKIVHKAKKIKEITFEEAAEMAIFGAKILHPATLLPAIRNNIPVFVGSSKKPKKGGTIIRQYSDNPPLFRAIVLRCNQILLTLHSVKMLHTCGFLAKVFNILKQYKISVDLITTSEVSIALTLDIQNTLFEETNLLNKYLLKDLSKICHLKIEKNLSLITLIGNNLSKSYGIGKEVFGILEDYHLRLICYGASNHNICFLISKKDEEKIIKILHKNLFE; this is encoded by the coding sequence ATGTCAAAAAATTTATCTTTAATTGTAGCTAAATTTGGTGGTACTAGTGTAGCTGATTTTCATAGTATGAACTGTAGCATTGATATTATAAATGCAAATAAAAATATTCGCTTAGTTATTCTTTCTGCTTCTGCAGGTGTGACAAATCTTTTAATTAATCTTTCTAATGAAAAAAAAATAAATCAACGTTCATTATTAATAGAAAAAATTCGTTATATTCAATACTCTATTATTAATCAATTAAAAAACAAAGAAAAAATATATCAAAAAGTAAATAGTATATTAAAAAATATCATAGATCTATCAAATAATAAAAAAATCTCAAAAACGTCTTTTTTAAAAGACGAACTTATTGCATATGGTGAACTATTATCCACTCATATTTTTATAGAAATTTTACATGAACGTCAAATACATGCAGAGTGGTTTGATATACGAAAAGTTCTAAAAACTAATGATAATTTTGGACAAGCTGAACCGGATTGTCAATTAATTTTTAAAAATGCACAAAAATTTCTAACACCTATAATAAAAAACAAATTAGTTATCACACAAGGTTTTATTGGAAGCGAAAAAAATGGAAAGACTACTTTATTAGGAAGAGGAGGAAGCGATTATACAGCTTCTCTCTTAGGAGAAGCATTATTAGCAAAAAGAATTGACATTTGGACCGATGTTCCAGGTATTTATACAACTGATCCAAAAATTGTGCATAAAGCAAAAAAAATTAAAGAAATAACTTTTGAAGAAGCTGCAGAAATGGCTATTTTTGGAGCAAAAATACTTCATCCTGCGACTCTTTTACCTGCTATTCGTAATAATATTCCTGTTTTTGTAGGATCTAGTAAAAAACCAAAAAAAGGAGGAACTATCATACGTCAATATAGTGATAACCCACCTTTATTCCGAGCAATTGTTTTAAGATGTAATCAAATATTATTAACTTTACATAGTGTAAAAATGTTGCATACATGTGGATTTTTAGCTAAAGTTTTTAATATATTAAAACAATACAAAATATCTGTAGATTTAATTACTACATCTGAAGTAAGTATAGCCTTAACTCTAGATATTCAAAACACTCTTTTTGAAGAGACAAATTTATTAAATAAATATTTATTAAAAGATTTATCAAAAATTTGTCATTTAAAAATAGAAAAAAATTTATCGTTAATTACATTAATAGGTAATAATCTATCAAAATCTTATGGTATTGGAAAGGAAGTGTTTGGGATTTTAGAAGATTATCATTTGAGATTAATTTGTTATGGTGCGAGTAATCATAATATTTGTTTTTTGATCTCTAAAAAAGATGAAGAAAAAATTATAAAAATACTACATAAAAATTTATTTGAATAA
- the ileS gene encoding isoleucine--tRNA ligase: protein MKNSVKKDHDKFLFSEIEKKILKFWENDKIFEKSLKKNQTKKVYSFYDGPPFATGLPHYGHLVASIIKDIIPRYFTMKGYYVSRRWGWDCHGLPIEHEIDKSLGMSANEVVKKIGITAYNNKCRNIVQKYTKNWKKTITRIGRWVDFENDYRTMEPWYMESVWWVFKSLWNKKLIYQGKKVVPFSTALSTVLSNFEASSNYKNVEDNSIFVLFKIINEDTYFSVWTTTPWTLFSNVALCVNKSICYVKIKDNKNNICFWIALNCIKNILSHNDYKIIDQCFGKDLVGKTYEPIFNYFSSLKKEGGFVVVGDNFVSIKNGTGIVHLAPAFGEDDYRVIFSKKLIKNIPCPIDDYGCFTKEIIDFYGLYVKDSEKKIINILKEKKLLYKHEKIVHSYPFCPRSDTPIIYRIIPSWYIKVQSIRENLIKNNKTVNWVPKHLRDGRMGKWLENAKDWAISRNRYWGTPLPIWINNLNKKIICIGSRAELKKYSGILLDDLHREYTDKVTFKIPNEKGIYYRISEVFDCWFESGSMPYAQSHYPFSEKKTFFKHFPANFIAEGLDQTRGWFYTLQVISHCLFQKSAFKNVIVNGIVNAEDGKKMSKRLKNYADPELVIEKYGADALRLYLISSNLVRAEEQKFSETGVRELVRRMLLPWMNAFKFFLVYAKIDKWTMKKKTTFITNNIFDQWIISRLQTLKININRSMKKYFLYNVISHLLKYIEELTNWYIRLNRQRFWISGYHEDKDYAYKTLFYCLSEFNKIIAPFTPFFADYCYIEMRKFFYNKINTVQSVHLCFYPKCLKKLIMPDLEKSVEFFKNIIFLGRQQRNEVNIKNKIPLKKLIILHKDKKVLNNIKLLEQYIKSELNVKEIEYHFNEEEHVELYAQPNFYRLGKILGKNLKKYQKYIQKLNQLQLHEFQNSGEIHLYGKKFKKNDISIFRRSKKNSKFLSNSKISIYLDCDLTEELIGEGLVREVISNIQKTRKKMNLSIEKRINVFYSASEKLKKWLMNHQDFLKQETLTQELISSNEEENMTKHHIGNEWIKFKIKH from the coding sequence GTGAAAAATAGTGTAAAAAAAGATCACGATAAATTTTTATTTAGTGAAATTGAAAAAAAAATTTTAAAATTTTGGGAAAATGATAAAATTTTTGAAAAATCTTTAAAAAAGAACCAAACGAAAAAAGTTTATTCTTTTTATGATGGTCCTCCTTTTGCAACGGGTTTACCTCATTATGGTCATTTAGTTGCTTCAATTATTAAAGATATAATACCTAGATATTTTACGATGAAAGGTTATTACGTTTCACGACGTTGGGGTTGGGATTGTCATGGTTTACCTATAGAACATGAAATTGATAAATCTCTTGGTATGTCTGCTAACGAAGTAGTTAAAAAAATTGGAATAACTGCATATAATAACAAATGTCGTAATATTGTACAAAAATATACAAAAAATTGGAAAAAAACTATTACTAGAATTGGTAGATGGGTTGATTTTGAGAACGATTATCGTACCATGGAACCATGGTATATGGAATCTGTTTGGTGGGTTTTCAAATCCTTATGGAATAAAAAATTAATTTATCAGGGAAAAAAAGTCGTTCCTTTTTCTACTGCTCTTTCTACTGTTTTATCTAATTTTGAAGCAAGTTCTAATTATAAAAATGTAGAAGATAACTCAATTTTTGTTTTATTTAAAATCATTAACGAAGATACATATTTTAGTGTGTGGACTACTACTCCTTGGACATTATTTTCTAATGTTGCATTATGTGTTAACAAGAGTATTTGCTATGTAAAAATTAAAGATAACAAAAACAATATTTGTTTTTGGATAGCATTAAATTGTATTAAAAATATTTTATCGCATAATGATTATAAAATTATTGATCAATGTTTTGGCAAAGATTTGGTAGGAAAAACTTATGAACCAATTTTTAATTACTTTTCTTCGTTAAAAAAAGAAGGTGGTTTTGTTGTAGTTGGAGATAATTTTGTTTCTATAAAAAATGGAACTGGTATTGTACATTTAGCACCAGCGTTTGGAGAAGATGATTATCGAGTAATTTTTTCAAAAAAATTAATAAAAAATATTCCTTGTCCAATTGATGATTATGGTTGTTTTACAAAAGAAATTATTGATTTTTATGGTTTATATGTTAAAGACTCTGAAAAAAAAATTATTAATATTTTAAAAGAAAAAAAATTACTATATAAACATGAAAAAATTGTTCATAGTTATCCATTTTGTCCTCGTTCTGATACACCGATAATTTATCGTATAATTCCTTCTTGGTATATTAAAGTACAATCTATACGCGAAAATTTAATAAAGAATAATAAAACAGTTAATTGGGTTCCTAAACATTTGCGTGATGGACGTATGGGAAAATGGTTAGAAAACGCTAAAGATTGGGCTATATCACGTAATCGTTATTGGGGTACCCCTCTCCCAATATGGATAAATAATTTAAATAAAAAAATTATTTGTATAGGATCACGAGCAGAATTAAAAAAATATAGCGGTATTTTATTAGATGATCTGCATCGGGAATATACAGATAAAGTAACATTTAAAATACCGAATGAAAAAGGTATATATTATCGTATTTCTGAAGTTTTTGATTGTTGGTTCGAATCTGGATCTATGCCATATGCACAAAGTCATTATCCATTTTCAGAAAAAAAAACGTTTTTTAAACATTTTCCAGCAAATTTTATTGCTGAAGGTTTAGATCAAACAAGAGGATGGTTTTATACATTACAAGTTATTAGTCATTGTTTATTTCAAAAATCAGCATTTAAAAACGTTATTGTTAACGGCATTGTTAATGCTGAAGATGGTAAAAAAATGTCTAAAAGATTAAAAAATTATGCTGATCCAGAACTAGTAATTGAAAAATATGGAGCTGATGCTCTTAGATTGTATTTGATTAGCTCTAATTTGGTACGTGCTGAAGAACAAAAATTTTCCGAAACAGGAGTTCGTGAATTAGTTCGTAGAATGTTATTACCTTGGATGAATGCTTTTAAATTTTTTCTTGTTTATGCAAAAATTGATAAATGGACAATGAAAAAAAAGACTACATTTATAACAAATAATATATTTGATCAATGGATTATATCTCGATTACAAACGTTAAAAATTAATATTAATCGTTCAATGAAAAAATATTTTTTATATAACGTTATTTCACATCTCTTAAAATATATTGAAGAATTAACTAATTGGTATATTAGACTTAATCGTCAACGTTTTTGGATTTCTGGTTACCACGAAGATAAAGATTATGCTTATAAAACTTTGTTTTATTGTTTAAGTGAATTTAATAAAATAATAGCTCCATTCACACCATTTTTTGCTGATTATTGTTACATAGAAATGCGCAAATTTTTTTATAATAAAATTAATACTGTTCAATCTGTCCATTTATGTTTTTATCCAAAATGTTTAAAAAAATTAATTATGCCTGACTTAGAAAAATCTGTAGAATTTTTTAAAAATATTATATTTTTAGGTCGACAACAAAGAAATGAAGTTAATATAAAAAATAAAATACCTTTAAAAAAACTTATAATTTTACATAAAGATAAAAAAGTATTAAATAATATTAAATTATTAGAGCAGTATATAAAATCTGAATTGAATGTTAAAGAAATAGAATATCACTTTAATGAAGAAGAACATGTAGAACTTTATGCACAACCTAATTTTTATCGTTTAGGAAAAATTTTAGGAAAAAATCTTAAAAAATATCAAAAATATATTCAGAAACTCAATCAATTACAATTACATGAATTTCAAAATTCTGGAGAAATTCATCTATATGGAAAAAAATTTAAAAAAAATGATATCTCTATATTTAGACGTTCTAAAAAAAATAGCAAATTTTTATCTAATTCTAAAATTTCTATTTATTTAGATTGCGATTTGACAGAAGAATTAATAGGAGAAGGCTTAGTACGTGAAGTTATCAGCAATATTCAAAAAACAAGAAAAAAAATGAATTTATCAATAGAAAAGAGAATTAATGTTTTTTATTCTGCTTCAGAAAAATTAAAAAAATGGTTAATGAATCATCAAGATTTTTTAAAACAAGAAACATTAACGCAAGAATTGATTTCTTCTAATGAAGAAGAAAATATGACTAAACATCATATTGGCAATGAATGGATTAAATTTAAAATAAAACATTAG